A section of the Flavobacterium sp. CG_23.5 genome encodes:
- a CDS encoding helix-turn-helix domain-containing protein: MNSIGKKISEERKLKGYTQEDLAEFSKINLRTIQRIENNKNEPRGKTLNLICDVLGIDINELKKIKVDSNNKNIFDITINLVFYILLNLIIMFMIGYLTLDSEANFNSRIGAFLLSFFVPIFIVFLTPLMSKKERVLKFGIGYFSYIVMLLSIQGIRQGLQSGIRTGLFFCLLIAIGVLYYGNVFIKTEK, from the coding sequence ATGAACTCAATAGGAAAAAAAATTAGCGAAGAAAGAAAACTTAAAGGTTACACTCAAGAAGATTTAGCTGAATTTTCAAAAATTAACTTACGTACAATTCAAAGAATTGAGAATAACAAAAATGAACCTCGAGGAAAAACTTTAAACTTAATTTGTGATGTATTAGGAATTGATATAAATGAGTTAAAAAAAATAAAAGTAGATTCAAATAATAAAAATATTTTTGACATTACAATAAATTTAGTTTTTTATATTCTTTTGAATTTGATAATAATGTTTATGATAGGTTACTTAACATTAGATTCCGAAGCAAATTTTAATAGTAGAATTGGAGCATTTCTATTAAGTTTTTTTGTGCCAATTTTTATTGTTTTTTTGACACCCTTAATGAGTAAAAAAGAAAGAGTATTGAAGTTTGGTATAGGCTATTTTTCATATATAGTGATGCTTTTGTCAATACAAGGTATAAGACAAGGTCTTCAAAGTGGAATTAGAACAGGTTTATTCTTTTGCCTATTAATAGCTATTGGTGTTTTATATTATGGAAATGTATTTATTAAAACAGAAAAATAA
- a CDS encoding SDR family oxidoreductase — translation MKKQTILITGAGSGLGKGTAIGLAKVGHKVIAAVHTFEQMSRFIQELKEADYKQNIELIKLDICDAIDCENALKYDVDILVNNAGMGYTGPLAEIPVDYLREVMETNVFSTLEFSQPFIKKMVQKGKGKVIFVSSIAGFTTSGFLGPYNASKHALEAIAQCLRDELQPLGITVATINPGPFDTGFNDRMYDSYKQWFDEDEHFTSKKEIEKAATKMAENQFDPQEMIDKMVEIIPQQEHNFRTVCPEKMVPMCQEYQNRQFEIKTDTIDKSKK, via the coding sequence ATGAAAAAGCAAACCATTTTAATTACGGGTGCAGGCTCAGGACTGGGAAAAGGGACAGCGATTGGTCTGGCAAAAGTAGGACATAAAGTCATTGCAGCGGTTCATACCTTCGAGCAAATGTCGCGGTTTATCCAAGAACTTAAAGAGGCCGATTACAAACAAAATATCGAATTAATTAAACTAGATATCTGCGATGCGATCGACTGCGAAAATGCCTTGAAATACGACGTTGACATTTTAGTAAATAATGCTGGAATGGGATACACTGGACCCCTAGCAGAAATTCCTGTAGATTACTTGCGAGAGGTTATGGAAACCAATGTATTTTCAACGCTCGAATTTTCGCAGCCTTTTATCAAAAAAATGGTGCAAAAAGGGAAAGGTAAAGTCATATTTGTATCATCAATAGCAGGTTTTACCACAAGTGGATTTTTAGGGCCGTACAATGCTTCGAAACACGCTCTTGAAGCGATTGCTCAATGTTTAAGAGACGAGTTACAACCGCTTGGAATTACAGTGGCCACGATCAATCCAGGTCCATTTGATACGGGTTTTAACGACCGAATGTACGATTCTTACAAACAATGGTTTGATGAAGACGAACATTTTACCTCAAAAAAAGAAATTGAGAAAGCAGCGACCAAAATGGCCGAAAACCAGTTTGATCCCCAAGAAATGATTGATAAAATGGTAGAAATTATTCCGCAACAAGAACATAATTTCCGTACCGTTTGTCCTGAAAAAATGGTGCCAATGTGCCAAGAGTATCAAAACCGACAATTTGAAATTAAAACCGATACCATCGATAAATCTAAAAAATAA